From Scleropages formosus chromosome 25, fSclFor1.1, whole genome shotgun sequence, a single genomic window includes:
- the LOC108921720 gene encoding B-cell lymphoma 6 protein-like isoform X1, producing MQGVSRKALPDIDKMACATDSCIQFTRHASDVLLNFNRLRSRNILTDVTILVNRQQFRAHKTILMACSRLFYTIFTDSLKCNLSAISLDPKVDPEGFAILLEFMYTSCLSLKESLIMATMNTAIYLQMDHVVDTCHRFIKSRESSAKLPREDFLPSPLLLPQDVHAYRAHEVDALPSRVAPFRDARAYCPSMFGAVNAPGSSYHLYSHLPVQGFSFPLGKLPDVKNSFTDFPKGGPYHHPKLCMQSENSTTTGADYRTLASAVPTTGHVTTLSSKEVTREEGRKESHPSMDLDSKKPTFLILAPEQQEMSKATASIEIERHQEEEESEGNGHRPHYSPSISAGCRKIPMGSPQSPLKSDCQPNSPTESSSSKNAALGHTPGSPPTQGTPDPKARNWKKYKYIVLNSAHQASKDSEDSSCTRQCSPSCLLPGDAEPPVPQITRLSDTTEDLQVPQSSHLNSINRSLEGPQRSDGHTSIYLNHLKCTSCGSQSPQHSVCTNTPGSSFGEEMAELQSEYSDSSCENGSFFCNECDSKFAEEDSLKRHMLQVHSDKPYKCDRCQAAFRYKGNLASHKTVHTGEKPYRCNICGAQFNRPANLKTHTRIHSGEKPYKCETCGARFVQVAHLRAHVLIHTGEKPYPCEICGTRFRHLQTLKSHLRIHTGEKPYHCEKCNLHFRHKSQLRLHLRQKHGAITNTKVQYRTSTTELSADLTKVC from the exons ATATTGACAAAATGGCATGTGCGACAGACAGCTGCATTCAGTTTACCCGGCATGCAAGTGACGTACTGCTGAACTTCAATCGACTGCGCAGCCGAAACATTCTTACCGATGTCACCATTCTGGTCAACAGACAACAGTTCCGTGCTCACAAGACTATCCTTATGGCCTGCAG TCGGCTGTTCTACACCATCTTTACGGATTCTCTGAAATGCAACCTGAGTGCCATAAgcctggacccaaaggtggaCCCAGAAGGCTTTGCCATTCTGCTGGAGTTCATGTACACTTCATGTTTGTCACTGAAGGAAAGCCTAATCATGGCAACCATGAACACTGCCATTTATCTGCAGATGGACCATGTTGTGGATACCTGTCACAGATTTATAAAATCCAG GGAATCTTCTGCCAAGCTTCCCAGGGAGGACTTTCTACCCAGTCCTTTGCTATTGCCTCAGGATGTCCACGCATACAGAGCCCATGAGGTAGATGCCTTACCCAGCCGTGTGGCCCCTTTTCGAGATGCCAGGGCCTATTGTCCCAGCATGTTTGGTGCTGTAAATGCACCTGGGAGCTCCTACCATCTCTACAGCCACCTGCCTGTCCAGGGATTCTCATTTCCTCTGGGAAAACTACCAGATGTCAAAAACTCATTCACAGACTTTCCTAAAGGGGGACCCTACCACCACCCAAAGCTCTGCATGCAGTCTGAAAACAGCACCACAACTGGAGCTGACTACAGGACCTTGGCTAGTGCTGTACCTACCACTGGCCACGTGACCACTCTCTCCTCCAAAGAGGTCACCAGAGAAGAGGGCCGGAAAGAGAGCCACCCATCTATGGATTTGGACTCAAAGAAGCCCACGTTCCTGATCTTGGCACCAGAGCAACAGGAAATGAGCAAAGCAACAGCCTCCATCGAGATTGAGCGCcaccaggaggaggaagagagtgAGGGAAACGGCCACCGCCCACATTACTCGCCAAGCATCTCTGCGGGTTGCCGCAAGATCCCAATGGGCAGTCCCCAAAGCCCACTGAAGTCAGACTGTCAGCCCAACTCCCCAACTGAATCCAGCAGTAGCAAGAATGCTGCCCTTGGCCACACCCCTGGGTCTCCACCCACACAGGGTACACCTGACCCAAAGGCTCGCAATTGGAAAAAGTACAAGTACATTGTACTCAATTCGGCACACCAGGCCTCCAAAGACAGTGAGGACAGCTCCTGTACCAGACAGTGCTCTCCATCCTGCTTATTACCTGGTGATGCAGAGCCCCCAGTTCCACAGATCACAAGACTCAGTGATACCACTGAGGACCTCCAGGTACCCCAATCCAGCCACCTCAACAGTATCAACAG GTCCTTGGAGGGGCCACAAAGGAGTGATGGTCACACCTCAATTTACCTGAATCACCTGAAGTGCACATCCTGTGGTTCCCAGTCTCCCCAGCACTCAGTGTGCACCAACACACCTGGATCTAGCTTTGGGGAGGAAATGGCTGAACTGCAGTCAGAATACTCAGACTCCAGCTGTG AAAATGGAAGCTTCTTTTGCAATGAATGCGACTCCAAATTTGCAGAGGAAGATTCTCTAAAACGGCACATGCTTCAGGTCCATAGCGACAAGCCATATAAATGTGACCGCTGTCAGGCTGCATTCCGCTACAAAGGAAACCTTGCCAGCCACAAGACAGTCCACACAG GTGAAAAGCCGTACCGCTGCAACATCTGCGGCGCTCAGTTCAACAGACCGGCAAACCTCAAGACCCACACCCGCATACACTCAGGAGAGAAGCCATACAAGTGTGAGACTTGTGGTGCTCGCTTTGTCCAG gtGGCTCACCTTCGTGCCCATGTGCTGATCCATACGGGGGAAAAACCATACCCCTGTGAGATTTGTGGGACCCGCTTTCGTCATCTGCAGACACTCAAGAGTCACCTTCGCATTCACACAGGAGAAAAGCCCTATCAT TGTGAGAAATGCAACTTGCATTTTCGCCACAAGAGTCAGCTACGTCTGCACCTTCGCCAGAAGCATGGCGCCATCACCAACACCAAGGTCCAGTACCGCACATCCACCACAGAGCTGTCTGCTGATCTGACCAAAGTCTGCTGA
- the LOC108921720 gene encoding B-cell lymphoma 6 protein-like isoform X2: MACATDSCIQFTRHASDVLLNFNRLRSRNILTDVTILVNRQQFRAHKTILMACSRLFYTIFTDSLKCNLSAISLDPKVDPEGFAILLEFMYTSCLSLKESLIMATMNTAIYLQMDHVVDTCHRFIKSRESSAKLPREDFLPSPLLLPQDVHAYRAHEVDALPSRVAPFRDARAYCPSMFGAVNAPGSSYHLYSHLPVQGFSFPLGKLPDVKNSFTDFPKGGPYHHPKLCMQSENSTTTGADYRTLASAVPTTGHVTTLSSKEVTREEGRKESHPSMDLDSKKPTFLILAPEQQEMSKATASIEIERHQEEEESEGNGHRPHYSPSISAGCRKIPMGSPQSPLKSDCQPNSPTESSSSKNAALGHTPGSPPTQGTPDPKARNWKKYKYIVLNSAHQASKDSEDSSCTRQCSPSCLLPGDAEPPVPQITRLSDTTEDLQVPQSSHLNSINRSLEGPQRSDGHTSIYLNHLKCTSCGSQSPQHSVCTNTPGSSFGEEMAELQSEYSDSSCENGSFFCNECDSKFAEEDSLKRHMLQVHSDKPYKCDRCQAAFRYKGNLASHKTVHTGEKPYRCNICGAQFNRPANLKTHTRIHSGEKPYKCETCGARFVQVAHLRAHVLIHTGEKPYPCEICGTRFRHLQTLKSHLRIHTGEKPYHCEKCNLHFRHKSQLRLHLRQKHGAITNTKVQYRTSTTELSADLTKVC, translated from the exons ATGGCATGTGCGACAGACAGCTGCATTCAGTTTACCCGGCATGCAAGTGACGTACTGCTGAACTTCAATCGACTGCGCAGCCGAAACATTCTTACCGATGTCACCATTCTGGTCAACAGACAACAGTTCCGTGCTCACAAGACTATCCTTATGGCCTGCAG TCGGCTGTTCTACACCATCTTTACGGATTCTCTGAAATGCAACCTGAGTGCCATAAgcctggacccaaaggtggaCCCAGAAGGCTTTGCCATTCTGCTGGAGTTCATGTACACTTCATGTTTGTCACTGAAGGAAAGCCTAATCATGGCAACCATGAACACTGCCATTTATCTGCAGATGGACCATGTTGTGGATACCTGTCACAGATTTATAAAATCCAG GGAATCTTCTGCCAAGCTTCCCAGGGAGGACTTTCTACCCAGTCCTTTGCTATTGCCTCAGGATGTCCACGCATACAGAGCCCATGAGGTAGATGCCTTACCCAGCCGTGTGGCCCCTTTTCGAGATGCCAGGGCCTATTGTCCCAGCATGTTTGGTGCTGTAAATGCACCTGGGAGCTCCTACCATCTCTACAGCCACCTGCCTGTCCAGGGATTCTCATTTCCTCTGGGAAAACTACCAGATGTCAAAAACTCATTCACAGACTTTCCTAAAGGGGGACCCTACCACCACCCAAAGCTCTGCATGCAGTCTGAAAACAGCACCACAACTGGAGCTGACTACAGGACCTTGGCTAGTGCTGTACCTACCACTGGCCACGTGACCACTCTCTCCTCCAAAGAGGTCACCAGAGAAGAGGGCCGGAAAGAGAGCCACCCATCTATGGATTTGGACTCAAAGAAGCCCACGTTCCTGATCTTGGCACCAGAGCAACAGGAAATGAGCAAAGCAACAGCCTCCATCGAGATTGAGCGCcaccaggaggaggaagagagtgAGGGAAACGGCCACCGCCCACATTACTCGCCAAGCATCTCTGCGGGTTGCCGCAAGATCCCAATGGGCAGTCCCCAAAGCCCACTGAAGTCAGACTGTCAGCCCAACTCCCCAACTGAATCCAGCAGTAGCAAGAATGCTGCCCTTGGCCACACCCCTGGGTCTCCACCCACACAGGGTACACCTGACCCAAAGGCTCGCAATTGGAAAAAGTACAAGTACATTGTACTCAATTCGGCACACCAGGCCTCCAAAGACAGTGAGGACAGCTCCTGTACCAGACAGTGCTCTCCATCCTGCTTATTACCTGGTGATGCAGAGCCCCCAGTTCCACAGATCACAAGACTCAGTGATACCACTGAGGACCTCCAGGTACCCCAATCCAGCCACCTCAACAGTATCAACAG GTCCTTGGAGGGGCCACAAAGGAGTGATGGTCACACCTCAATTTACCTGAATCACCTGAAGTGCACATCCTGTGGTTCCCAGTCTCCCCAGCACTCAGTGTGCACCAACACACCTGGATCTAGCTTTGGGGAGGAAATGGCTGAACTGCAGTCAGAATACTCAGACTCCAGCTGTG AAAATGGAAGCTTCTTTTGCAATGAATGCGACTCCAAATTTGCAGAGGAAGATTCTCTAAAACGGCACATGCTTCAGGTCCATAGCGACAAGCCATATAAATGTGACCGCTGTCAGGCTGCATTCCGCTACAAAGGAAACCTTGCCAGCCACAAGACAGTCCACACAG GTGAAAAGCCGTACCGCTGCAACATCTGCGGCGCTCAGTTCAACAGACCGGCAAACCTCAAGACCCACACCCGCATACACTCAGGAGAGAAGCCATACAAGTGTGAGACTTGTGGTGCTCGCTTTGTCCAG gtGGCTCACCTTCGTGCCCATGTGCTGATCCATACGGGGGAAAAACCATACCCCTGTGAGATTTGTGGGACCCGCTTTCGTCATCTGCAGACACTCAAGAGTCACCTTCGCATTCACACAGGAGAAAAGCCCTATCAT TGTGAGAAATGCAACTTGCATTTTCGCCACAAGAGTCAGCTACGTCTGCACCTTCGCCAGAAGCATGGCGCCATCACCAACACCAAGGTCCAGTACCGCACATCCACCACAGAGCTGTCTGCTGATCTGACCAAAGTCTGCTGA
- the LOC108921651 gene encoding UDP-N-acetylglucosamine transporter-like isoform X1: MASPQLKYLSLGVLVLQTTSLVLTMRYSRTLPWEGPRYLASSAVVSAELLKILACVLLVFKENGYSIQDLNMVLTQEIVKKHKEVLKLAIPSCIYTLQNNLLYVALSNLDAATYQVTYQLKILTTALFSISMLGRRLGAYQWLSLVILMAGVALVQWPTEVPAVPEEKQKQLSASSQLVGVLAVLVACVSSGFAGVYFEKILKETKQSVWLRNIQLGLFGLLFGLIGMFAYDGESVKTSGMFQGYNVLTWTVVVLQALGGLVIAAVIKYADNILKGFATSISIIISAVISFFWLQDFDPTSVFFLGAVLVIAATFLYGCESQSSPNPSRV; this comes from the exons ATGGCGTCGCCGCAGTTGAAGTACCTCTCGCTGGGGGTCCTGGTGCTGCAGACCACCTCTCTGGTGCTGACCATGCGCTACTCGCGCACGCTGCCCTGGGAGGGACCGCGCTACCTGGCCTCCTCCGCCGTGGTCTCCGCCGAGCTGCTCAAGATCCTGGCCTGCGTGCTGCTCGTCTTCAAGGAGAACG GTTACAGCATCCAGGATCTGAACATGGTGCTCACACAGGAGATTGTGAAGAAGCATAAGGAGGTCCTCAAGCTGGCCATCCCCTCGTGCATCTACACCCTCCAGAACAACCTGCTGTACGTGGCGCTCTCCAACCTGGATGCTGCCACCTACCAG GTGACGTATCAGCTCAAGATCCTCACCACGGCCctcttctccatctccatgCTGGGCCGGCGGCTCGGGGCGTACCAATGGCTCTCGCTGGTCATCCTCATGGCCGGAGTGGCCCTCGTGCAG TGGCCCACGGAGGTGCCCGCAGTACCCgaggagaagcagaagcagctgtCAGCCAGCTCCCAGCTGGTGGGTGTGCTGGCCGTGCTGGTGGCCTGTGTCTCCAGCGGCTTCGCAGGAGTCTACTTTGAGAAGATCCTCAAGGAGACTAAGCAGAGCGTCTGGCTCCGCAACATCCAGCTCG GGCTCTTTGGGCTGCTGTTTGGCCTCATAGGGATGTTCGCTTATGATGGAGAGAGCGTGAAGACATCCGGAATGTTCCAGGGCTACAACGTGCTCACCTGGACGGTGGTGGTCTTGCAG GCTCTGGGAGGCCTGGTGATCGCCGCCGTCATAAAGTACGCCGACAACATCCTGAAAGGCTTTGCTACGTCAATCTCCATCATCATTTCTGCGGTCATCTCCTTCTTCTGGCTGCAAGACTTTGACCCCACCAG CGTTTTCTTCCTGGGTGCTGTGCTGGTCATCGCTGCCACCTTCCTGTACGGCTGTGAGAGCCAGTCGAGCCCCAACCCCAGCCGGGTCTAG
- the LOC108921651 gene encoding UDP-N-acetylglucosamine transporter-like isoform X2, with translation MASPQLKYLSLGVLVLQTTSLVLTMRYSRTLPWEGPRYLASSAVVSAELLKILACVLLVFKENGYSIQDLNMVLTQEIVKKHKEVLKLAIPSCIYTLQNNLLYVALSNLDAATYQVTYQLKILTTALFSISMLGRRLGAYQWLSLVILMAGVALVQWPTEVPAVPEEKQKQLSASSQLVGVLAVLVACVSSGFAGVYFEKILKETKQSVWLRNIQLGLFGLLFGLIGMFAYDGESVKTSGMFQGYNVLTWTVVVLQALGGLVIAAVIKYADNILKGFATSISIIISAVISFFWLQDFDPTRVLLPLYSCRNAFINSHERPA, from the exons ATGGCGTCGCCGCAGTTGAAGTACCTCTCGCTGGGGGTCCTGGTGCTGCAGACCACCTCTCTGGTGCTGACCATGCGCTACTCGCGCACGCTGCCCTGGGAGGGACCGCGCTACCTGGCCTCCTCCGCCGTGGTCTCCGCCGAGCTGCTCAAGATCCTGGCCTGCGTGCTGCTCGTCTTCAAGGAGAACG GTTACAGCATCCAGGATCTGAACATGGTGCTCACACAGGAGATTGTGAAGAAGCATAAGGAGGTCCTCAAGCTGGCCATCCCCTCGTGCATCTACACCCTCCAGAACAACCTGCTGTACGTGGCGCTCTCCAACCTGGATGCTGCCACCTACCAG GTGACGTATCAGCTCAAGATCCTCACCACGGCCctcttctccatctccatgCTGGGCCGGCGGCTCGGGGCGTACCAATGGCTCTCGCTGGTCATCCTCATGGCCGGAGTGGCCCTCGTGCAG TGGCCCACGGAGGTGCCCGCAGTACCCgaggagaagcagaagcagctgtCAGCCAGCTCCCAGCTGGTGGGTGTGCTGGCCGTGCTGGTGGCCTGTGTCTCCAGCGGCTTCGCAGGAGTCTACTTTGAGAAGATCCTCAAGGAGACTAAGCAGAGCGTCTGGCTCCGCAACATCCAGCTCG GGCTCTTTGGGCTGCTGTTTGGCCTCATAGGGATGTTCGCTTATGATGGAGAGAGCGTGAAGACATCCGGAATGTTCCAGGGCTACAACGTGCTCACCTGGACGGTGGTGGTCTTGCAG GCTCTGGGAGGCCTGGTGATCGCCGCCGTCATAAAGTACGCCGACAACATCCTGAAAGGCTTTGCTACGTCAATCTCCATCATCATTTCTGCGGTCATCTCCTTCTTCTGGCTGCAAGACTTTGACCCCACCAG AGTATTACTACCATTGTACAGTTGCAGAAATGCATTCATAAACAGTCATGAACGACCAGCATGA